In a genomic window of Zootoca vivipara chromosome 5, rZooViv1.1, whole genome shotgun sequence:
- the DHX36 gene encoding ATP-dependent DNA/RNA helicase DHX36, producing the protein MSYEHRRDWGRGGGPRASQSSSSSSGRGGAGGGGRGGGGGGGRGRPPPHLKGREIGLWYARRQGEKSKEAERQQRAVVRMDERREEQIVQLLNTVQSKNEKEQEAMSWWSDEEGYTKETPPKPKPVVEKPVVERAPKRTRPILEKTFLDQDSAYLLEENKPDVDLDEQLKEELKKKKTDSRYIEMQRFREKLPSYGMRKELVNIINSSRVTVISGETGCGKTTQVTQFILDDYIERGKGSSCRIVCTQPRRISAISVAERVAAERAEVCGNGKSTGYQIRLESRLPRKQGSILYCTTGIVLQWLQSDKELASVSHVILDEIHERNLQSDVLMTIIKDLLSVRLDLKVILMSATLNAEKFSDYFDSCPMIHIPGFTFPVKEYLLEDVIEKLRYIPENTDRRPHWKKRFMQGHISRPEKEEKEELYHEQWPDYLKQLRGRYSESTIDALGMMDDEKVDLDLIAALIRYICLEEEDGAILVFLPGWDNISTLNDLLMSQVMFKSDRFVIIPLHSLMPTVNQTQVFKRTPPGVRKIVIATNIAETSITIDDVVYVIDGGKIKETNFDTQNNISTMAAEWVSKANAKQRKGRAGRVQPGNCYHLYNGLRASLLDDYQLPEILRTPLEELCLQIKILKLGGIAHFLSKLMDPPSRDAVLLSIKNLMQLNALDRQEELTPLGVHLARLPVEPHIGKMILFGALFCCLDPVLTIAASLSFKDPFVIPLGKEKVADARRKELSKSSKSDHLTIVNAFKGWEEAQRRGFRCEKDYCWEYFLSSNTLQMLRNMKGQFAEHLLAAGFVNSRSPRDPKSNTNSDNEKLLKAVICAGLYPKVAKIRANFSKKRKMVKVSTKTDGTVNIHPKSVNVEETEFHYNWLVYHLKMRTSSIYLYDCTEVSPYCLLFFGGDISIQKDKDQDTIAVDEWIVFQSPARIAQLVKDLKKELDDLLQEKIENPHPVDWNNTKSTDTALLTAIIDLITTQENQTARNSAPRFQSEEYS; encoded by the exons atGAGCTACGAGCACCGTCGGGATTGGGGCCGCGGGGGCGGGCCCCGTGCTTCGCAGTCGTCGTCATCGTCCTCTGGCCGCGGCGGAGCGGGAGGCGGCGGaagaggtggcggcggcggcggcggtcgGGGCCGACCCCCTCCGCACCTGAAGGGCCGCGAGATTGGCCTGTGGTACGCGCGGCGGCAGGGCGAGAAGAGCAAAGAGGCCGAGAGGCAGCAG AGAGCTGTGGTGCGTATGGATGAGCGCAGAGAAGAACAGATTGTACAGTTGCTGAACACTGTCCAgagcaaaaatgaaaaagaacaagAAGCCATGTCTTGGTGGTCTGATGAAGAagg GTACACAAAGGAGACCCCTCCAAAACCAAAGCCTGTTGTGGAAAAACCTGTTGTTGAGAGGGCACCCAAAAGAACTAGACCAATATTGGAAAAAACATTCCTTGATCAAGATTCAGCATATCTCTTAGAAGAAAATAAACCCGATGTTGATTTAGATGAGCAACTTAAAGaagaattgaaaaagaaaaaaactgatTCCAGATATATTGAAATGCAG AGATTTCGTGAGAAGCTACCTTCTTATGGAATGAGAAAG gagCTTGTCAACATCATAAATAGCAGTCGGGTAACTGTTATAAGTGGGGAGACTGGCTGCGGAAAGACAACTCAAGTTACTCAGTTCATCTTGGATGACTATATTGAGCGAGGGAAGGGGTCTTCCTGCAGGATTGTATGTACTCAGCCTAGAAGGATCAGTGCTATCTCT GTAGCAGAGAGGGTTGCGGCAGAAAGGGCTGAAGTATGTGGTAATGGAAAGAGTACAGGATATCAAATTCGGCTTGAAAG CCGGTTGCCAAGGAAACAAGGCTCAATTTTGTACTGCACAACAGGAATTGTCCTACAGTGGCTCCAGTCAGATAA GGAGTTGGCCAGTGTTAGTCATGTAATCCTTGATGAAATCCATGAGAGAAATCTCCAATCAGATGTTTTAATGACCATAATCAAAGATCTGCTAAGTGTACGACTCGACTTGAAAGTCATATTGATGAGTGCTACGCTGAATGCCGAGAAGTTCTCAGACTATTTTG ACAGTTGTCCTATGATCCATATTCCTGGATTCACCTTTCCTGTCAAGGAGTACCTTTTGGAAGATGTAATTGAGAAGCTACG atACATTCCAGAAAATACGGATCGCAGACCACATTGGAAAAAGAGGTTTATGCAGGGGCACATAAGCAGgccagaaaaggaagaaaaagaagaactttATCATGAGCAGTGGCCAGATTATTTGAAGCAGCTGAGAGGGCG GTATTCAGAAAGTACAATTGATGCATTGGGAATGATGGATGATGAGAAAGTTGACCTTGATTTGATTGCAGCACTGATCAGATACATTTGTCTTGAAGAAGAG GATGGTGCAATACTTGTATTTCTTCCTGGATGGGACAACATTAGCACTCTAAATGACCTTCTGATGTCTCAAGTTATGTTTAAGTCAG ataGGTTCGTTATTATACCTCTGCATTCCTTGATGCCTACTGTTAACCAGACCCAG gttTTTAAAAGGACCCCCCCTGGAGTCCGTAAAATTGTAATTGCTACCAACATTGCTGAGACTAG CATCACCATAGACGATGTGGTATACGTTATAGATGGAGGAAAGATAAAGGAAACTAACTTTGATACACAGAACAACATTAGCACGATGGCTGCAGAGTGGGTTAGCAAAGCAAACGCTAAGCAGAGGAAAGGTAGAGCAGGAAG AGTCCAGCCTGGTAACTGCTACCACTTGTACAATGGTCTGCGTGCCAGTTTGTTAGACGATTATCAGTTGCCAGAAATCCTGAGGACACCTTTGGAAGAACTTTGTTTGCAAATCAAG ATCTTAAAGCTTGGAGGAATTGCCCATTTTCTGAGCAAACTGATGGATCCACCATCACGTGATGCTGTGTTGTTATCCATAAAAAATCTCATGCAGCTG AATGCCTTGGATAGGCAAGAAGAATTGACTCCCCTTGGAGTCCATTTGGCGCGATTACCAGTGGAGCCGCACATAGGAAAAATGATTCTCTTTGGAGCTTTATTCTGTTGCTTAGATCCTGTTCTCACTATTGCTGCCAGCCTCAGCTTCAAGGACCCTTTTGTCATTCCCTTG GGTAAAGAAAAAGTAGCAGACGCAAGAAGAAAGGAACTGTCAAAGAGTTCCAAAAGTGATCACCTCACCATTGTGAATGCTTTCAAG GGTTGGGAAGAAGCCCAGCGACGTGGCTTCAGGTGTGAGAAGGATTATTGCTGGGAGTATTTTCTTTCTTCAAATACTCTGCAG ATGCTGCGTAACATGAAAGGGCAGTTTGCTGAACATCTCCTTGCAGCTGGGTTTGTGAATAGTAGAAGCCCCAGAGACCCCAAATCCAACACTAACTCAG ACAATGAGAAGCTACTCAAAGCTGTTATTTGTGCTGGCTTATATCCAAAGGTTGCAAAGATCCGAGCAAACTTcagcaaaaagagaaaaat GGTTAAAGTTTCCACTAAAACAGATGGAACGGTTAACATTCATCCCAAGTCTGTCAATGTTGAAGAGACAGAATTCCATTACAACTGGCTTGTTTACCATTTGAAGATGAGGACAAGCAGC ATATACCTGTACGATTGCACAGAAGTCTCTCCATACTGCCTTTTGTTCTTTGGGGGAGATATTTCTATTCAGAAGGACAAAGATCAGGATACAATCGCTGTGGATGAGTGGATTGTTTTTCAGTCTCCAGCAAGAATAGCACAGCTAGTGAAG GATTTGAAAAAAGAATTGGATGACCTTCTACAAGAGAAAATAGAAAACCCACACCCTGTGGACTGGAACAATACTAAATCAACAGACACTGCACTGCTGACAGCCATTATAGACTTAATCACAACACAGGAGAATCAAACTGCCAGAAACTCTGCCCCCCGTTTCCAGAGCGAAGAATACAGTTAA